Genomic DNA from Paenibacillus donghaensis:
TTCTGGGCGATAAATTTGACAGGAACCTGACGGTAAAACAATGGCTTTTACTGGCTGGCATTTACAAAAGCCGAAACGAAATGCCCACCATCAGCGAGGTGGCAGGCATTATCGGAAACTCAAGGCAGAATGTGAAAAAGATGGTACTAATACTTGAAAAGGAAGGATTTGTGGCGATTGAAAATGATTCTAATGATGCACGAGTCCAGAAAATCATGCTGACAAAAAAATGTCTGGACTATATGCTGCAGCGTGAAAAGAAAGAGCTTGAATTTCTAGAGCATCTATTTGAGGGTTTCGAGCCGACCGAGCTCCAGGAGATGGTTCGTAGCATATCGAAGCTGGAGAAGAATATTATAGGGATGGCGAGGTTATATCATCATGAAGAAAAGGAGTAAAAGGGTATGTGGATATTTTTCACCATATTAATTTTTATAGCGGCTGTTGTGATATTCTTTCAGTTGCCCGGTTCAAAAACTATGTCTGAATTTCGTGACAGTGTTGACAGCAGTATCACAAAGATAGAAAAACAAACAGATGTTTTTTCGGAAGAGGATTTAGTAGCGCTGCCTTTACCGGTACAACAGTTTTTTAGATCCTGCGGATATCTAGGTACACCTAAAATGTCATACATGAAGGCTACTTTTCGCAATGTAGATTTTAAACTATCTGATAAAAAAACAATAAAAATAGACTATGTGCAATATAATTTTGTGAAAAAACCGGAACGCTTCGCATATATTGATTCATCCTTGATTTGTATACCATTTGAAGGATTCGATTCATATGATAACGGCATTGGGAGCATGAAGGGGACCTTTGCCAAAGTCATTCCCCTGTTTAACCAGCAAGGTGAGAATATGAACAGGTCATGTCTCGTTACCATTCTTGCAGAATGCTTTCTGGTCCCCCATGTCGCTTTGCAGGATTATATAACATGGAAAAGCATCGACGATACTCATTCAGAAGCAATGATTTCGTATAATGGAATCTCAGCAAGCGGTGTTTTTACTTTTGACGAAAATGGAGAGGTACTATCTTTTAAAACCTCTGATAGAGCAGCCATGGATATGAATGGTTCCGTCCGGAAAGCGGAATGGTCGGCCGTTTACAGCGATTATCAGGTTAATAACGGTATCAGACAACCAAAGGTGTTAAAAGCAATCTGGTATTACCCGAAAGAAGACAGTGTTTATTTTAATGAAAATCAAGCCGGCGTCGTCATTGAGTACTATTAGGCAAGGTGGGAACCGGATTGGGTGGTTGAACATGAATGTGAGCTGGGAATTGAAACGGACGAGAAGTATCGGGGTCAAGGCTGGGGCCACCGAACCTTGCAGGGAGCGCTGCTTCTCGCCAAACAGCGGGGAATGACTAGGGTGGGATGGCAATGCTGATGTAGAGCGGAACTTGGAGATCAAGCAATCACATTTCAATGTGGTTGCTTTTTAATTTAAATATAAATTTATATGTTTCACGCTATAATTTATCCTTCTATTTCTCGCAGAAACGGATGCCTAAAAGCGATACGTAGTATCGCTGCTTCGGAAGCATACGCTTTGCAGAGGACGACGAAGCCGTTTCTTCTTATCTCAGTGGATCCGATAGCCCTTCTAGCGAAGGGTTTTTATATCGTTTATACTGATAAGGCCAATTTACTTCATAGGAGCTGTTTCACGAACATGATAAAGAAAGAAGCCGCACATATACGTAAGCAATTTAAAATGGATCACGATTTGTTGAATCTGTACGACATTCTCAACGTGTACATTATGAAGGAAACCAACGAGATCTACCATTGTGAGCGCCAGCCGTTTGCCATGCTGGACCGGGAGAAGCAGGAGCTGTACATGGGCAATTTCCGGAAACTGCTGACCGGCGAACTGGATCAGAAACTGTTCGAATTGAAGTTTCTGGAGGAAGCAGAGGAGCCGTCGCAGGTAATGCTTCACCAGGGTCTGGTGACAGGTGATCCGGAAGAATGGCAGGACCTGATGCTGATGCTCGTGGACAAAATGCTGGTGGATACCAAGTATGAAAAGGATACAGTGATCACGTTTGTTCGCGGACAGTATTCACGCCCGACCAAGGGCAGAAATGATGAAGCTGAAGAGACCGGGAAGGACGAAGTGTTCGCGCATCCGTTCATTCTTTGCAGCGTGAATTCCACGGAACAGCAGCGGAAAACGCTCTTGTTTGATTATGTGGAGAGGGAATTTAAGTACAATGTCATGGTGGATCCGATCATCAAGTTAAGCACGCCGGAACAGGGGTTCTTCTACCCGAGTGTGACGGACAACTACTCTGATGTGAACCGCGTACTGTATTGCACGGGGAGCGCGAATAATCCAAATCCGCATTTCATCGAACAGGTTTTGAATGCGGAAAGGTCTGTGACGGCATACGAAGAGAGAACGATCTTCGAAGATATTGTCAAGGAAGTGGTGGGGGAGCAGCTCGACATAACCACCCTTGCACAGGTGTATGAGGAAGTCCACCAGGTAATGGAAACGAACGAGGATGAGGAAGAACCGCCGAAGCTGGATTATAAAGATGTGGAACGTGTGCTGATGGCAAGCGGTGTAGAGCACGTGACATCGGAAAAAGTGGAACGGGCATTCGAAACGATCATCGATGATAGGAACTATGAACTGAAGGCGAGCAGCGTGATGCCCAAATTCACTTCCAAATCGATTAAGATCGATACAAAGGTTGCCACGATCTCGATCAGTCCGCAGGATCTGAAGTATGTGAAACAGGTCAATTATCAAGGGAAACGTTGCATTATGATTGAGATAGATGAAGATGTGGTGATCGAAGGATTTACGCTCAGTACAGAGACGTTATAGAAGACAGACCCGTTTGACAGCTTGCCGACTCCATTGAAAACAATAGTAAGGAATTGGTTTTTATTGCGACTATTGATGAGGCAGCAGTGGGCTTCTGTTGTACGCAGCTTTTTAAGTCCATGTGTTACCGTTCTTATTATGCGGAGATTACGGAGCTTTTTGTAGTAGAAGAATACCGTAAGCAAGGGGTTGCCACCGCGTTAATGGCAACTGCAGAGGATTATTTCAAGGATAAAAATGTGAAGAGGTATCAGTTGTTTACGGGGAAGCAGAATGAAATTGCCCAAGCTTTTTATGAGAAGAATGGATATACAAAATCAGAGGAGCAGATGTACAGAAAGAGGGTATGAACGATGAGTATAGTCAAAGCAGATGCATCCAACTTGAAGGAATGGGTCCAATTGTCTGCAAAGCTATTCACTGATGAATCATTCGATGAATTGTATAAAGCGTATGCTGATTTTCTAATCACGCAAAAGGAAATAGGATTTTTGTATCGGCGAAACAATAGGAGTGTTGCTTTCATTAATGTATCCATACGCCATGACTATGTGAATGGAACCGACACTTCACCAGTGGTATTTATTGAAGCTCTTTATGTACTTCCCCAGTACCGCCAGCAAGGTATTGCGCGAGAATTACTTTCACAGGCAGAACAATTTGCAAAAGAAAGCGGAGTAGCGCAGCTTGCATCTGATTGTTTGCTCCAGAATACGAATAGCGAATTGTTTCATAAGAGCTGTGGGTTTGAAGAAAAAGAGCGAGTCATCTGTTTTGTTAAAAATGTAAATCGAGGTTTCGGCCTTAGTGAGTCAGATGAATAAATTCATGAGGCAGAAGATTGAGGAGGTTGTACTGTGGTAAATGAAAAAAAGGAGTTATTCCTGGAACAACAAGAAGCGCTGCTTGGCGTGTTAAAAGCCCGCTTTGAGAAAAACATGAATCGCCACGAGGGATTGGAATGGGACAAAGTGAAACTAAAGCTGGAAGCCGATAAAGGGAAATTATGGTCCGTTCATGAGATGGAAAGAACCGGCGGTGAACCGGATGTAGTTGGTTATGATGAAGAGTCGGGAGAATACATTGTCTGTGACTGCTCAGTTGAAAGCCCCAAAGGGCGCAGAAGTGTATGTTACGACGTCGAGGCCTTGAACGCAAGGAAACAAAATAAACCGGAAAATAGCGCCATGGAAATGGCGGCTGAACTGGGTATTGAGCTTCTAACGGAAGAACAATATCGGGAGTTGCAGAAACTTGGGGATTTCGATACAAAAACATCAAGTTGGGTGAGAACACCTTCCGATATCAGAAAGCTCGGCGGTGCAATTTTTGCTGATTTCCGTTATGGACAGGTCTTCGTTTATCATAATGGTGCAGAATCGTATTATGGCGCCAGGGGTTTCCGTGGCTTGCTTCGGGTTTGATTGGGTCAAAAGCCTTCACCCGTTAAAAGTGCGAAAGTTGGGCGAAACGATCCATGTCCTTGCAGCAGCGGTCTGAAGGATAAAAAATGCTGCGGGAAGTGATGAAAGGGGAGAAAAGGATGTATTTTGGAAGCAAACGTTCAAACACTGTTAAACCAGCAAAACTGAACGAAACGGACAAGGCGAAAATAATTGTTAATGTTCGTAAGTTGATTTCCCTATCTTCAAAATCAAAATTAAGTACAATTGTGCATCGCTTTGAAGTGAGAGCTGGCAGATTGTACTTCTACCGTTTGCAAGAACAGTTTGGTTGGGATGATCCTGATATGCAGTTCATAAAGCCCCTAATTAATGGGAAATACAAGGAGTTTCCATGGGCTCGTATTACGCTTTATGATGCACAAGGAGATAAGTGTGAGGTTGATTGGCAACGCTATACGGGGCAGTGGATTAGCTTGACTGAAGGGAATCTTGCCAAATGCCTTGTTTATATTGAAGAGAATGATGATATGTTTCATTAAGAGCATCTTGACGAAATCGGAACTTCATGGATCAACATCGTTCGCAAGCAGGAAGGGAATCCGACAGGATTGGTTCTGGTCAGAATTTCGCCTCAGCCGGACAAGACGGAGAGCGGATTGACGTTCACAGCAGACATCATCGCAAATTATTGGAACGCAGCCTGCATGTTTTATCTGACAGGTGAGACGGAACGCACCGTGAATTATTACCAACAGGCTGTAGACAAAGGCTGGGTGGATCACCATCAGCCGCATTACCACGAATATGTGTACCGGGAAGAGGACAGCGAACAGATTGGGCGTGTTATCGCCGGGCAGATTCCAATGTAGAGCGGAACTTACAAGGGCCAATTTACCAATTTACTTCATATGAGCTGTTTCGCGAACATGATAAAGAAAGAAGCCGCACATATACGTAAGCAATTTAAGATGGATCACGATTTGTTGAATCTGTACGACATTCTCAACGTGTATATTATGAAGGAAAGCAACGAGATTTATCATTGGGTACGCCAGCCGTTTGGCCTGTTGGACAGAGAGAAGCAGGAACTCTATATGAACAATTTCAAAAAACTGCTGACCGGCGAATCGGACCAGAAGCTGTTCGAATTGAAGTTTCTTGAGAAAGTATGAACGGGATACGGTGATCACGTTCGTTCGCGGACAGTATTCCCGCCCGACCAAGGGCAGGAATGATGAAGCTGAAGAGACGGGGAAGGACGAAGTGTTCGCGCATCCGTTCATTCTATGCAGCGTGAATTCCACGGAGCAGCAGCGTGATGCCCAAATTCACCTCCAAGTCGATTAAGATTGACACCAAGGTTGCCACGATCTCGATCAGCCCGCAGGATCTGAAGTATGTGAGACAGGTCAACTATCAAGGGAAACGTTGCATAATGATCGAGATCTCTGAAGATGCGGTGATCGAAGATTTTACACTCAGTACAGAGACGTTATAGACTGATTTGGCCACTGACCGGAAGAACTTGGCTATTTGTACTTAAGGATATAGTCGATATATTTCGTTGCACTGTTATTAATTTCTTCATCGCTGGCTTGAAATGAGGCTCCGAAGACCGCAAAGCTGGGTAGTGCTATTGCGCCTACATGCCTTATACTGGCTTTAAAAGGCGTAATCACTTCATCCACGGTAAAAGAAACAGAGCCGCCTTGCTGATAATTTTCTTTTTTGTCGCCTATGGACATGGCAAGCCCCATCCGCTTTCCTTTAAGCTTGTCACCTGTCGATCCAAAAGCCCACCCGTAAGCAAAAACATCATCAAACCATTTCTTCAATAGAGGCGGGTAACTGTACCAATACAGCGGAAATTG
This window encodes:
- a CDS encoding MarR family winged helix-turn-helix transcriptional regulator produces the protein MNDIKDKGFIFGSIFTLSNKLQVLGDKFDRNLTVKQWLLLAGIYKSRNEMPTISEVAGIIGNSRQNVKKMVLILEKEGFVAIENDSNDARVQKIMLTKKCLDYMLQREKKELEFLEHLFEGFEPTELQEMVRSISKLEKNIIGMARLYHHEEKE
- a CDS encoding DUF6544 family protein, which produces MWIFFTILIFIAAVVIFFQLPGSKTMSEFRDSVDSSITKIEKQTDVFSEEDLVALPLPVQQFFRSCGYLGTPKMSYMKATFRNVDFKLSDKKTIKIDYVQYNFVKKPERFAYIDSSLICIPFEGFDSYDNGIGSMKGTFAKVIPLFNQQGENMNRSCLVTILAECFLVPHVALQDYITWKSIDDTHSEAMISYNGISASGVFTFDENGEVLSFKTSDRAAMDMNGSVRKAEWSAVYSDYQVNNGIRQPKVLKAIWYYPKEDSVYFNENQAGVVIEYY
- a CDS encoding GNAT family N-acetyltransferase, whose amino-acid sequence is MVEHECELGIETDEKYRGQGWGHRTLQGALLLAKQRGMTRVGWQC
- a CDS encoding DUF4317 domain-containing protein; its protein translation is MIKKEAAHIRKQFKMDHDLLNLYDILNVYIMKETNEIYHCERQPFAMLDREKQELYMGNFRKLLTGELDQKLFELKFLEEAEEPSQVMLHQGLVTGDPEEWQDLMLMLVDKMLVDTKYEKDTVITFVRGQYSRPTKGRNDEAEETGKDEVFAHPFILCSVNSTEQQRKTLLFDYVEREFKYNVMVDPIIKLSTPEQGFFYPSVTDNYSDVNRVLYCTGSANNPNPHFIEQVLNAERSVTAYEERTIFEDIVKEVVGEQLDITTLAQVYEEVHQVMETNEDEEEPPKLDYKDVERVLMASGVEHVTSEKVERAFETIIDDRNYELKASSVMPKFTSKSIKIDTKVATISISPQDLKYVKQVNYQGKRCIMIEIDEDVVIEGFTLSTETL
- a CDS encoding GNAT family N-acetyltransferase, producing the protein MENNSKELVFIATIDEAAVGFCCTQLFKSMCYRSYYAEITELFVVEEYRKQGVATALMATAEDYFKDKNVKRYQLFTGKQNEIAQAFYEKNGYTKSEEQMYRKRV
- the aac(6') gene encoding aminoglycoside 6'-N-acetyltransferase, with translation MSIVKADASNLKEWVQLSAKLFTDESFDELYKAYADFLITQKEIGFLYRRNNRSVAFINVSIRHDYVNGTDTSPVVFIEALYVLPQYRQQGIARELLSQAEQFAKESGVAQLASDCLLQNTNSELFHKSCGFEEKERVICFVKNVNRGFGLSESDE
- a CDS encoding DUF4256 domain-containing protein, which gives rise to MVNEKKELFLEQQEALLGVLKARFEKNMNRHEGLEWDKVKLKLEADKGKLWSVHEMERTGGEPDVVGYDEESGEYIVCDCSVESPKGRRSVCYDVEALNARKQNKPENSAMEMAAELGIELLTEEQYRELQKLGDFDTKTSSWVRTPSDIRKLGGAIFADFRYGQVFVYHNGAESYYGARGFRGLLRV
- a CDS encoding SEC-C metal-binding domain-containing protein, with the translated sequence MGQKPSPVKSAKVGRNDPCPCSSGLKDKKCCGK
- a CDS encoding NAD(P)H-dependent oxidoreductase → MNTLVILAHPNLETSRVNQRWKEELLLYPNDITLHEIYREYPDWSIDVAREQKLLEVYDHVILQFPLYWYSYPPLLKKWFDDVFAYGWAFGSTGDKLKGKRMGLAMSIGDKKENYQQGGSVSFTVDEVITPFKASIRHVGAIALPSFAVFGASFQASDEEINNSATKYIDYILKYK